From Ignavibacterium sp.:
AATCTCACAGTATTTGTTCCATCGGAAATTGTGAGAGATATAATTTTCCAAAAAGTTTCGGCAAGCGCTTTCGTAAAAATTGTGCTGTAACCTTTAATCAACTTTTTTGAATATCATCTTCGTCCCGGAATCAGATTCCAAAACAAGTTTTAACTTTTCAATTCTGTATGAAAGAGTATTGTTGTTGAGTAACTGACCAACTTTTTCCTCAACAGTCATATCCGGACAAGCCATTTTTGTGGAAATAAGATTCCCAAAAATGATTTTATTTCCTTTCAAATCTATTGCTCCTAAAATCTGATTACAGCCAGCATGTCCGCTAAATCTCATTTCGCTAAGATTAAATTCAAACATTGGCAAACCTTTCATCAGATTTTCTTTTTTCAATTCAACATTTGTCATTTCTTCCATTACCCAAATATCGTGCAAACGATAATCATATAAATATTTTCCGCATCCGTTGAACTCTGTGAAATCAGTCTCGTTGTTTCTTTTGAAGGCAACACGAACATTATAATCAAACATTTCGCCTGACATATTATCCTGACATTTCACTTTTGAAATTGTAACTGATAACTCACCGCTTTCAGTTTGTGCTCTGAAATTCGTAACATCCGCATCCTGAGCTTTTATTCCTTTAACAGATGGAGTAACAATATTCAATCCATTCATTTCAGAAAACTTCATTGAGCTATCAAAATCAATTTCTAAAACCCAGTTTGGTTCATTCCCTCTTGCATAAAAATCAATGCCTCTTAAAAATTTTTCCTGATAGAATGAAGGATTAACTATCTCATCCCCACTAAATTCTGATAATTCAGAATTTTCTTTAATAATCTTTTCCTGGGATGAACAGCTCAGGAATGATAAAATTGAGATGATTAAACTTAAAACGATTTTCATTGTTAACTCCATGTTTCTTAAGACAAATTTAATTAAGATAGGTGAAATTTTATTGCTCAATATTCGGTGTGGAAATTATGTCTTTGAAGGATAAAATTTTCAGATGTTTTGCTTTCTATAATAAGAACGGAAAAAGATTTGAGAAGTTCACTAAAAGAAAAAGGGACCATTCCACAAGTGGAATAATCCCTTCTCTCAGGGGGCATCTATGAAACAAACTTAAGCT
This genomic window contains:
- a CDS encoding META domain-containing protein, which produces MKIVLSLIISILSFLSCSSQEKIIKENSELSEFSGDEIVNPSFYQEKFLRGIDFYARGNEPNWVLEIDFDSSMKFSEMNGLNIVTPSVKGIKAQDADVTNFRAQTESGELSVTISKVKCQDNMSGEMFDYNVRVAFKRNNETDFTEFNGCGKYLYDYRLHDIWVMEEMTNVELKKENLMKGLPMFEFNLSEMRFSGHAGCNQILGAIDLKGNKIIFGNLISTKMACPDMTVEEKVGQLLNNNTLSYRIEKLKLVLESDSGTKMIFKKVD